TGGGCCGTCTGGCTGATATCTATGTTAATGATGCCTTCGGCACTTCCCACCGTACCCATGCCTCTATAGTGAGGATTGCTGAATACCTGCCTTCCGTAGCCGGACTACTGCTGGAAAAGGAGCTGGAGACCCTGGGCAGCCTTCTTAAGGAGCCGGCACACCCCTTCGGAGGGCTATTTGGCGGCGCTAAGGTAAGTGATAAGGTCGGAATGCTGGAAAATATCATGAATAAAGTGGACTTCCTGCTTATCGGTGGCGGCATGGCGGCTACTTTTCTGAAAGCTAAGTCTTACGAAGTGGGCCAATCACTGGTCGAGCTAGACAGCTTGGACACTGCTGCCAGCTTGATGGAGAACGCATCCAGGAACGGAGTAAATCTGTTGCTGCCGGTTGATGTGCTTGTTGCCGATAGTATCAGTGTGGAAGCTAAGGGTAGCATTGTCCCCGTCAATAAAATATTGCCTAACCAGCGGATTGTAGATATCGGGCGGCAGACAACCAAGCTTTTCTATGAAGCGCTGCGAAAATGCCAGACGATATTCTGGAACGGTCCGATGGGTATCTGTGAGATCCCACAATTTGCGGAAGGGACACAGGTCATGGCTAAATTGCTGGCCAGCCTTGAGGCGACCACTATCATCGGGGGAGGCTCAACGGCTGAGGTGGTAAGTAAAATGGGACTGGATGATAAAGTAAGCTTCATCTCTACCGGTGGTGGCGCTTCTTTAAGTTACCTGGGAGGAAAGACACTGCCCGGGGTAGAAGCGTTGCTCAATAAAGACTCATCAGTCACGAGGAAATTAAAAGAGCTTATCCCACCGAAGTAGCGACTCTTGGTACCGGTTTTGTAATTATCGCACGTACTGACAAAGGGCTTGCAGCAGATATGTTTGATTTAGAGTTGATTAAGCAAATATCCCGGTCCACACCAACCAGGATTATCTTAGTGGTCATTGATGGCTTAGGCGGATTGCCTGCTCCGGAAACAGGGAAAACGGAATTAGAGACCGCCCGTACGCCGAACCTCGACAAATTAGCCGCCGGAGGTATCTGCGGACTCAGTGAACCGGTGGGGCCGGGAATAACCCCGGGCAGTGCCCCCGGGCACCTGGCTCTGTTCGGCTATGACCCGGTTAGATTTGGCATCGGGCGCGGGGTGCTGGAAGCAATCGGCGTTGGTTTCCCTCTACAACCGGGTGATATAGCCGCCCGCGGTAAC
This window of the Dehalococcoidales bacterium genome carries:
- the pgk gene encoding phosphoglycerate kinase, with the translated sequence GRLADIYVNDAFGTSHRTHASIVRIAEYLPSVAGLLLEKELETLGSLLKEPAHPFGGLFGGAKVSDKVGMLENIMNKVDFLLIGGGMAATFLKAKSYEVGQSLVELDSLDTAASLMENASRNGVNLLLPVDVLVADSISVEAKGSIVPVNKILPNQRIVDIGRQTTKLFYEALRKCQTIFWNGPMGICEIPQFAEGTQVMAKLLASLEATTIIGGGSTAEVVSKMGLDDKVSFISTGGGASLSYLGGKTLPGVEALLNKDSSVTRKLKELIPPK